In one Modestobacter sp. L9-4 genomic region, the following are encoded:
- a CDS encoding DUF4232 domain-containing protein: MTQQLRVLGAWLAGLGFVWTGVAALASGQYVPNWFDPDDGPCAVDPEGVCAAGLRQQWWWAGVGGLLTLVGVALVVWSLDRAAADAPPRQLPGVAHALLAAALSPALFVLLTVPALFLLLVTGTSHGLVLVGLVAWLVEAPLLAALDQAVGEGGTSSRSRHAGALVVSGVAVGVTLAEQVRDLGHLDAAQVLRHAAVVGLGVLLLRFLAVPGAARARLLGAVAGAAAVLAVGALVLVPVLHRPAADSAARREADPLPAPPSAAAPTPTATPVPAPVPVPEPTPTPTPTPVVADAPCAQQDLTFRVEGFDAAMGARAAALVATNTGSAPCWLEGVPVVVLMQGGRPLALQVGEGQTPEGGPARTERVGVAPGGTAVSLLSWRSYGGWADLDTPQSVTVALDASTTLVSAAVSGGGGAAPFDIADGGAWGIAPWAAPAG; this comes from the coding sequence GTGACCCAGCAGCTGCGTGTCCTGGGCGCATGGCTCGCCGGTCTCGGGTTCGTCTGGACCGGGGTCGCGGCGCTGGCGTCAGGGCAGTACGTGCCCAACTGGTTCGACCCGGACGACGGCCCGTGCGCGGTCGACCCCGAGGGCGTCTGCGCCGCGGGACTGCGCCAGCAGTGGTGGTGGGCCGGCGTGGGCGGTCTGCTCACCCTGGTCGGCGTCGCCCTGGTGGTCTGGTCGCTGGACCGAGCGGCCGCCGACGCCCCGCCCCGGCAGCTCCCAGGGGTGGCCCACGCCCTCCTGGCGGCGGCGCTCAGCCCGGCGCTGTTCGTGCTGCTGACGGTCCCAGCGCTGTTCCTGCTCCTGGTGACCGGGACGTCGCACGGTCTGGTGCTCGTCGGGCTCGTGGCCTGGCTGGTCGAGGCGCCCCTCCTCGCGGCACTGGACCAGGCGGTGGGGGAGGGCGGCACGTCGTCCCGGTCCCGGCACGCGGGCGCACTGGTGGTGAGCGGGGTGGCCGTCGGCGTCACGCTGGCAGAGCAGGTGCGCGACCTGGGACACCTCGACGCGGCGCAGGTCCTCCGCCACGCGGCGGTCGTCGGGCTGGGTGTCCTGCTCCTCCGGTTCCTCGCGGTGCCGGGCGCGGCGCGCGCCCGTCTCCTGGGGGCCGTCGCCGGCGCCGCGGCCGTCCTGGCGGTCGGCGCGCTCGTGCTGGTCCCGGTCCTGCACCGGCCGGCCGCGGACAGCGCCGCCCGCCGGGAGGCGGACCCGCTGCCCGCCCCGCCGTCCGCGGCGGCCCCGACCCCGACGGCGACGCCGGTGCCCGCCCCCGTGCCGGTGCCGGAGCCGACTCCGACCCCGACACCGACGCCCGTCGTAGCCGACGCCCCCTGTGCGCAGCAGGACCTCACGTTCCGGGTCGAGGGGTTCGACGCGGCGATGGGTGCCCGGGCGGCTGCGCTGGTCGCCACCAACACCGGGTCGGCACCGTGCTGGCTGGAGGGCGTGCCGGTCGTGGTGCTCATGCAGGGCGGGCGCCCGCTCGCGCTGCAGGTGGGTGAGGGGCAGACGCCCGAGGGCGGACCTGCGCGGACCGAGCGCGTCGGGGTGGCCCCGGGCGGCACGGCGGTCTCGCTGCTGAGCTGGCGCAGCTACGGCGGCTGGGCGGACCTCGACACCCCGCAGTCGGTGACCGTCGCCCTGGACGCCTCGACGACCCTGGTGTCGGCTGCGGTGTCCGGCGGTGGGGGTGCCGCCCCCTTCGACATCGCCGACGGCGGAGCGTGGGGCATCGCACCGTGGGCGGCACCGGCCGGGTGA
- the typA gene encoding translational GTPase TypA → MPTRNDLRNVAIIAHVDHGKTTLVDALLRQAGALGRAKGEGTDNDSTQDRVMDSGELERERGITILAKNTAIHLHDEDGNPVIVNIVDTPGHADFGGEVERALSMVDGVCLLVDASEGPLPQTRFVLRKALAKGMPVILAVNKTDRADARIEEVVDETYELFMELLEDAGLPAETLEFPIVYCNGRTGQASLNKPENGTVPDSPDLSPLVKVLLDTVPPPVYDAEEPLRAQVTNLDASPYLGRLALLRIHSGEMKNGQQVAWCKADGTIERVKLTELLVTEGLTRTPAASAGPGDLVAVAGIPDIGIGDTLADPNDPRPLPAITVDEPSISITMGINTSPLSGKSGKKVTARLIKNRLDQELIGNVSVRMLPTERPDTWEMQGRGELALAILVEQLRREDFELTVGRPTVVTKEIDGKLHEPVERVTIDTPGEYVGTLTQALASRRGRLENLVHHDTGWARMEYICPSRGLIGFRTEFLTETRGTGVLNHTLEGYEPWLGDMRARPTGSLVADRSGVATTYSMFSLQERGQMMVEPGTEVYEGMVIGENSRPDDMDVNITKEKKLTNMRKATSEELERLVPPKILNLEQALEFCAEDECVEVTPGTVRIRKVELDQTVRGRTRNRKPKP, encoded by the coding sequence ATGCCCACTCGCAACGACCTGCGAAACGTCGCGATCATCGCGCACGTCGACCACGGCAAGACCACCCTGGTCGACGCCCTGCTCCGCCAGGCCGGTGCCCTGGGCCGCGCGAAGGGCGAGGGCACCGACAACGACTCGACCCAGGACCGGGTCATGGACTCCGGTGAGCTCGAGCGCGAGCGCGGGATCACCATCCTCGCCAAGAACACCGCGATCCACCTGCACGACGAGGACGGCAACCCCGTCATCGTGAACATCGTCGACACCCCCGGTCACGCCGACTTCGGTGGCGAGGTGGAGCGCGCGCTGTCGATGGTGGACGGCGTCTGCCTGCTCGTCGACGCCTCCGAGGGCCCGCTGCCGCAGACCCGCTTCGTGCTGCGCAAGGCGCTGGCCAAGGGGATGCCGGTCATCCTCGCGGTCAACAAGACCGACCGCGCCGACGCCCGCATCGAGGAGGTCGTCGACGAGACCTACGAGCTGTTCATGGAGCTCCTCGAGGACGCCGGCCTGCCGGCCGAGACCCTCGAGTTCCCGATCGTCTACTGCAACGGCCGCACCGGCCAGGCGTCGCTGAACAAGCCGGAGAACGGCACCGTCCCCGACAGCCCGGACCTCAGCCCGCTGGTGAAGGTGCTGCTGGACACCGTCCCGCCGCCGGTCTACGACGCCGAGGAGCCGCTGCGCGCGCAGGTCACCAACCTCGACGCCTCGCCGTACCTGGGCCGCCTGGCCCTGCTGCGCATCCACTCCGGTGAGATGAAGAACGGCCAGCAGGTCGCCTGGTGCAAGGCCGACGGCACCATCGAGCGCGTCAAGCTGACCGAGCTGCTGGTCACCGAGGGCCTCACCCGTACCCCGGCCGCCAGCGCGGGCCCCGGCGACCTCGTCGCCGTCGCCGGCATCCCGGACATCGGCATCGGTGACACCCTCGCCGACCCGAACGACCCGCGCCCGCTGCCGGCGATCACCGTCGACGAGCCGTCGATCTCGATCACCATGGGCATCAACACCAGCCCGCTGTCGGGCAAGTCGGGCAAGAAGGTCACCGCCCGCCTGATCAAGAACCGGCTCGACCAGGAGCTGATCGGCAACGTCTCGGTGCGCATGCTGCCCACCGAGCGTCCCGACACCTGGGAGATGCAGGGGCGCGGCGAGCTGGCGCTGGCCATCCTCGTCGAGCAGCTGCGCCGCGAGGACTTCGAGCTGACCGTCGGCCGCCCGACCGTGGTCACCAAGGAGATCGACGGCAAGCTGCACGAGCCGGTCGAGCGGGTCACCATCGACACCCCCGGCGAGTACGTCGGCACGCTCACCCAGGCGCTGGCCAGCCGTCGCGGGCGGCTGGAGAACCTGGTGCACCACGACACCGGCTGGGCGCGGATGGAGTACATCTGCCCCTCGCGCGGCCTCATCGGGTTCCGCACCGAGTTCCTGACCGAGACCCGCGGCACCGGCGTGCTGAACCACACGCTCGAGGGCTACGAGCCGTGGCTGGGCGACATGCGCGCCCGCCCGACCGGCTCGCTGGTCGCCGACCGCAGCGGTGTGGCGACGACCTACTCGATGTTCTCCCTGCAGGAGCGCGGCCAGATGATGGTCGAGCCCGGCACCGAGGTCTACGAGGGCATGGTCATCGGTGAGAACTCCCGTCCGGACGACATGGACGTGAACATCACCAAGGAGAAGAAGCTCACCAACATGCGCAAGGCGACCTCGGAGGAGCTGGAGCGGCTCGTGCCGCCGAAGATCCTCAACCTCGAGCAGGCGCTGGAGTTTTGTGCCGAGGACGAGTGCGTCGAGGTCACCCCGGGCACCGTCCGGATCCGCAAGGTGGAGCTGGACCAGACGGTCCGCGGGCGTACCCGCAACCGCAAGCCGAAGCCGTGA
- a CDS encoding DUF5994 family protein, whose protein sequence is MTIQRAAGFRNGIDVRVRLRRAGSGSDAAFDGAWWPRSHDLAAELPELVAALATLGVRVERFTYPEQAWAPIDRKVVVSGRTVRTGAFRSMDPALVSLTVDGDRRLDLLVVPPQADALTGVRALRLAAGQREESDSPERVLATAGSWSRPEVVVPITGVRAG, encoded by the coding sequence ATGACGATCCAGCGAGCAGCGGGTTTCCGGAACGGCATCGACGTACGGGTGCGCCTCCGGCGGGCGGGCTCCGGGTCGGACGCGGCCTTCGACGGTGCCTGGTGGCCGCGCAGCCACGACCTGGCCGCCGAGCTGCCGGAGCTGGTCGCGGCGCTGGCCACCCTCGGCGTCCGCGTCGAGCGGTTCACCTACCCGGAGCAGGCCTGGGCGCCGATCGACCGCAAGGTCGTCGTCTCCGGGCGCACGGTGCGCACCGGCGCCTTCCGCAGCATGGACCCCGCCCTCGTGTCGCTCACCGTCGACGGTGACCGGCGGCTGGACCTGCTCGTGGTGCCGCCGCAGGCCGACGCGCTGACCGGTGTGCGCGCCCTGCGCCTGGCCGCGGGTCAGCGCGAGGAGTCCGACAGCCCCGAGCGCGTGCTCGCCACGGCCGGCTCCTGGTCCCGCCCCGAGGTCGTCGTCCCGATCACCGGCGTCCGCGCCGGCTGA
- a CDS encoding NAD-dependent epimerase/dehydratase family protein, with translation MRILVLGGTHFLGRHVVTAGLERGHEVATFTRGVSGAPPDGVRALHGDRDDPAALPAALGGWTPELVVDTSCQTRAAAENAAAALADVAGYAFVSSLNAYRTWPPGPIGEERDEPTWDTPDDEYGPNKAHAERVLGAALGDRFLTARAGLIVGPFDPLYRLGWWLDRVAAGGRVVVPASIDQPIALVDARDLAGWLVEAAERGLAGPVNATGPAGMTTLGGLLDTCREVTGSDAEWVPVPDADLLAAGVQEWVHLPLWLAPGTARTAWQVDTTRARELGLPSRPVRDSVADTWAWMQTHARPEPPAGRELPGLPPDLEARLLAGR, from the coding sequence ATGCGAATCCTCGTCCTCGGCGGCACGCACTTCCTCGGCCGGCACGTGGTCACCGCCGGCCTCGAGCGGGGGCACGAGGTCGCCACCTTCACCCGCGGCGTCTCCGGGGCGCCGCCGGACGGCGTCCGCGCCCTGCACGGGGACCGGGACGACCCGGCCGCCCTGCCCGCGGCGCTCGGCGGCTGGACGCCCGAGCTCGTCGTCGACACGTCCTGCCAGACCCGCGCCGCCGCCGAGAACGCCGCCGCCGCGCTGGCCGACGTGGCCGGCTACGCGTTCGTCAGCAGCCTCAACGCCTACCGCACCTGGCCGCCCGGGCCGATCGGCGAGGAACGCGACGAGCCCACCTGGGACACCCCCGACGACGAGTACGGCCCGAACAAGGCGCACGCCGAGCGGGTGCTGGGCGCGGCGCTGGGCGACCGCTTCCTCACCGCGCGCGCCGGGCTGATCGTCGGCCCGTTCGACCCGCTGTACCGGCTGGGCTGGTGGCTGGACCGGGTCGCCGCCGGTGGCCGGGTCGTCGTCCCGGCGAGCATCGACCAGCCGATCGCGCTGGTCGACGCCCGGGACCTGGCCGGCTGGCTGGTCGAGGCGGCGGAGCGCGGGCTCGCGGGCCCGGTCAACGCCACCGGGCCGGCCGGGATGACGACGCTCGGCGGGCTGCTGGACACCTGCCGCGAGGTGACCGGCAGCGACGCGGAGTGGGTGCCCGTCCCGGACGCCGACCTGCTGGCCGCCGGCGTCCAGGAGTGGGTGCACCTGCCGCTGTGGCTGGCGCCGGGGACGGCCCGCACCGCCTGGCAGGTCGACACCACCCGCGCCCGGGAGCTCGGCCTGCCCTCCCGGCCGGTCCGGGACTCGGTGGCCGACACCTGGGCCTGGATGCAGACCCACGCCCGGCCGGAGCCGCCGGCCGGGCGCGAGCTGCCCGGCCTGCCGCCGGACCTCGAGGCCCGGCTGCTGGCCGGCCGCTGA
- a CDS encoding bifunctional 2-polyprenyl-6-hydroxyphenol methylase/3-demethylubiquinol 3-O-methyltransferase UbiG, whose protein sequence is MTDHQHEHEPASTGLDQASWEDRYREAPALWSGRVNPPLVEEATDLTPGRALDVGCGEGGDVLWLAGRGWHATGLDWSAVALERAAEHAAAAGLTDRVEWVQGDVDSWQPPQASFDLVTAHFLHPTADQRGQLLARLADAVAPGGTLLWVGHPFDEERAALWGGDRFAAATEVAADLDAEEWEVLVAAQRPRTGGEGGHHHADEVLRARRRG, encoded by the coding sequence ATGACCGACCACCAGCACGAGCACGAGCCCGCGAGCACCGGCCTGGACCAGGCGTCGTGGGAGGACCGCTACCGCGAGGCCCCGGCCCTGTGGAGCGGGCGGGTGAACCCACCGCTGGTCGAGGAGGCCACCGACCTGACCCCGGGGCGGGCACTGGACGTCGGCTGCGGTGAGGGCGGCGACGTCCTGTGGCTGGCCGGCCGCGGCTGGCACGCGACCGGACTGGACTGGTCGGCCGTCGCCCTGGAGCGCGCCGCCGAGCACGCGGCCGCCGCCGGGCTGACCGACCGGGTCGAGTGGGTGCAGGGCGACGTCGACTCCTGGCAGCCCCCGCAGGCGAGCTTCGACCTGGTGACCGCGCACTTCCTGCACCCGACGGCAGACCAGCGCGGGCAGCTGCTGGCCCGGCTCGCGGACGCCGTGGCCCCCGGCGGCACGCTGCTGTGGGTCGGCCACCCCTTCGACGAGGAGCGCGCCGCACTGTGGGGCGGTGACCGCTTCGCGGCCGCCACCGAGGTCGCGGCCGACCTGGACGCCGAGGAGTGGGAGGTGCTGGTGGCGGCCCAGCGGCCACGGACCGGCGGGGAAGGCGGCCACCACCACGCCGACGAGGTCCTCCGCGCCCGCCGGCGCGGCTGA
- a CDS encoding NAD(P)/FAD-dependent oxidoreductase: MDEQYDVVVVGGGPAGLSGALALSRARRSVLVVDSGAPRNAPAGQVHNYLGREGTPPGELLVTGRAEVASYGGEVRTGEVLAAEVVPGGFRLRLADGGPVHARRLLVTTGLVDELPDVPGVRELWGSGVLHCPYCHGYEVRDQAIGVLSTSPFGVHQALMWRQWSADVTLFLHTGPEPTDEEWEQLAARDISVVSGQVTALEATGDRLGGVRLAGGQVVARDAVVVAPRFTARSAVLGSLGLTATDLEMNGHVIGSAVAADPNGLTAVPGVYVAGNVTDLRAQVISSAAAALNTGAMINADLIAEDTRDAVAARRRAPFSPTSERELCEQVLGDRRHGI; the protein is encoded by the coding sequence ATGGACGAGCAGTACGACGTGGTGGTGGTCGGCGGCGGTCCGGCCGGGCTGAGCGGTGCGCTCGCACTGAGCCGCGCACGCCGCTCGGTGCTGGTGGTCGACAGCGGCGCCCCGCGCAACGCCCCGGCCGGGCAGGTGCACAACTACCTGGGCCGCGAGGGCACCCCGCCCGGCGAGCTGCTGGTCACCGGGCGGGCCGAGGTCGCCTCCTACGGGGGCGAGGTCCGCACCGGCGAGGTGCTGGCCGCCGAGGTCGTCCCGGGCGGGTTCCGGCTGCGGCTGGCCGACGGCGGGCCGGTGCACGCCCGGCGGCTGCTGGTGACCACCGGGCTGGTCGACGAGCTGCCCGACGTGCCGGGGGTGCGCGAGCTGTGGGGGAGCGGCGTCCTGCACTGCCCCTACTGCCACGGGTACGAGGTGCGCGACCAGGCCATCGGGGTGCTGTCGACCAGCCCGTTCGGCGTTCACCAGGCGCTGATGTGGCGGCAGTGGAGCGCCGACGTGACCCTGTTCCTGCACACCGGGCCCGAGCCCACCGACGAGGAGTGGGAGCAGCTGGCCGCCCGCGACATCAGCGTGGTCAGCGGCCAGGTCACCGCACTGGAGGCCACCGGCGACCGGCTCGGCGGGGTGCGGCTGGCCGGCGGGCAGGTCGTCGCCCGGGACGCCGTCGTGGTGGCGCCACGGTTCACCGCGCGTTCCGCCGTCCTGGGGTCCCTCGGGCTGACCGCCACCGACCTGGAGATGAACGGGCACGTGATCGGCAGCGCGGTGGCCGCCGACCCGAACGGGCTGACCGCCGTCCCCGGGGTCTACGTCGCCGGCAACGTCACCGACCTGCGGGCCCAGGTGATCAGCTCCGCCGCCGCGGCCCTGAACACCGGCGCGATGATCAACGCGGACCTGATCGCGGAGGACACCCGGGACGCCGTCGCCGCGCGGCGACGGGCCCCCTTCTCCCCCACGTCCGAGCGCGAGCTGTGCGAGCAGGTGCTGGGCGACCGGCGCCACGGGATCTGA
- a CDS encoding sulfite exporter TauE/SafE family protein, whose protein sequence is MKTLIVLALAGLGAQLVDGSLGMGYGVTSTTLLLALGTNPAAASATVHLAEIGTNLASGLSHWRFGNVDWKVVGKIGVPGAVGAFAGATVLSNLSTEVAAPVMQLILLALGIYLLVRFTLRGIDRRHLGKPMRTRFLAPLGLAAGFVDATGGGGWGPVSTPAILASGRMEPRKTIGSVDTSEILVSLAASLGFLFALGSQGIDFAWVAALLVGGLIAAPVAAWLVRYVPPRLLGASVGGIIVLTNTRSLLKSDWFDADTGTRYAVYAVVYLVWAAAVAWSFREYCKDRAQESADAVTAAAAARAESEQLAAPNEVAEVPGNVPAGRPSAPQN, encoded by the coding sequence GTGAAGACCCTGATCGTGCTCGCCCTCGCCGGCCTCGGCGCCCAGCTCGTCGACGGCAGCCTGGGCATGGGCTACGGCGTCACCTCCACGACGCTGCTGCTCGCCCTGGGCACCAACCCCGCCGCCGCCTCGGCCACCGTGCACCTCGCCGAGATCGGCACCAACCTCGCCTCGGGCCTCTCGCACTGGCGCTTCGGCAACGTCGACTGGAAGGTCGTCGGCAAGATCGGCGTCCCCGGTGCGGTGGGCGCCTTCGCCGGCGCGACCGTGCTGTCCAACCTCTCCACCGAGGTCGCCGCCCCGGTCATGCAGCTGATCCTGCTGGCGCTGGGCATCTACCTGCTGGTGCGCTTCACCCTCCGCGGGATCGACCGCCGGCACCTCGGCAAGCCGATGCGCACCCGCTTCCTCGCCCCCCTCGGCCTGGCCGCCGGCTTCGTCGACGCCACCGGCGGCGGCGGCTGGGGCCCGGTGAGCACCCCGGCGATCCTGGCCAGCGGCCGGATGGAGCCCCGCAAGACGATCGGTTCCGTCGACACCTCCGAGATCCTGGTGTCACTCGCCGCCAGCCTCGGCTTCCTCTTCGCCCTCGGCAGCCAGGGCATCGACTTCGCCTGGGTGGCGGCCCTGCTCGTCGGTGGCCTGATCGCCGCCCCCGTCGCCGCGTGGCTGGTGCGCTACGTGCCGCCGCGCCTGCTGGGGGCCAGCGTCGGCGGGATCATCGTCCTGACCAACACCCGCAGCCTGCTCAAGAGCGACTGGTTCGACGCCGACACCGGCACCCGGTACGCCGTCTACGCGGTGGTCTACCTGGTGTGGGCCGCCGCCGTGGCCTGGTCGTTCCGCGAGTACTGCAAGGACCGTGCCCAGGAGTCGGCCGACGCCGTCACCGCAGCCGCGGCGGCTCGCGCCGAGTCCGAGCAGCTCGCCGCCCCGAACGAGGTCGCCGAGGTGCCGGGCAACGTCCCCGCCGGCCGGCCGAGCGCCCCGCAGAACTGA
- a CDS encoding MFS transporter encodes MTATGQPSGPVAADPVRLGTPAGRWVLLATVLASGMAMLDATAVNVALPAIGADLGSSLAGLQWTLSGYTLALAALILLGGALGDRYGRRRVFLVGVVWFAVTSLGCGLAQTTGQLVGARVLQGIGGALLTPGSLAIIQSAFPHADRPRAIGAWSALGGISGLIGPFLAGTLIDAVSWRWVFLLNAPVAVVVVLVAVRHVPESRDTGSSGRFDVLGAVTGALALAGVTYALIAAGDGPGSPRVWVSAAVGVAAGTAFVLRERAAATPMLPPGVFADREFTGANLSTLLVYGGLGGYSFFLVLQLQTVLGYSATEAGAAMLPAIVVITLLSARGGALAARVGARLPMTVGPLVAAAGVLWFVRIGPGSSWWLDVLPGSLLNGLGMSLVVAPLTATVLDAAPDHLAGVASGVNNAVARAANLLAVAALPVAVGLSGDDYADPAALTAGFHVAVVVCAVVMALGGLVAWRTVRRDTLRV; translated from the coding sequence GTGACAGCGACCGGACAGCCCTCCGGCCCGGTCGCCGCCGATCCCGTCCGGCTGGGCACGCCCGCCGGCCGCTGGGTGCTGCTGGCCACCGTGCTGGCCTCCGGCATGGCCATGCTCGACGCCACCGCCGTGAACGTGGCACTGCCCGCGATCGGCGCGGACCTGGGCTCCTCGCTGGCCGGGCTGCAGTGGACGCTGTCGGGCTACACGCTGGCGCTGGCCGCGCTGATCCTGCTCGGCGGCGCGCTCGGTGACCGCTACGGACGCCGCCGGGTGTTCCTCGTCGGGGTCGTGTGGTTCGCCGTCACCTCGCTGGGCTGCGGCCTGGCGCAGACCACCGGCCAGCTCGTCGGCGCCCGCGTGCTGCAGGGCATCGGCGGGGCGCTGCTCACCCCGGGCAGCCTGGCGATCATCCAGTCGGCGTTCCCGCACGCCGACCGGCCGCGGGCCATCGGCGCCTGGTCGGCCCTCGGCGGCATCTCCGGGCTGATCGGGCCGTTCCTGGCCGGCACGCTCATCGACGCGGTGAGCTGGCGGTGGGTGTTCCTGCTCAACGCCCCGGTCGCGGTGGTGGTCGTGCTGGTCGCCGTCCGGCACGTCCCCGAGAGCCGGGACACCGGCAGCAGCGGCCGCTTCGACGTCCTGGGGGCGGTCACCGGGGCGCTGGCGCTGGCCGGGGTCACCTATGCCCTCATCGCCGCCGGCGACGGCCCCGGTTCACCGCGGGTGTGGGTCTCCGCGGCCGTGGGCGTCGCCGCCGGGACGGCGTTCGTGCTGCGGGAGCGCGCCGCCGCGACGCCGATGCTGCCGCCCGGGGTCTTCGCCGACCGCGAGTTCACCGGCGCGAACCTGAGCACGCTGCTGGTCTACGGCGGGCTCGGCGGCTACTCGTTCTTCCTGGTGCTGCAGCTGCAGACCGTGCTCGGCTACAGCGCGACCGAGGCCGGGGCGGCGATGCTGCCGGCGATCGTGGTCATCACGCTGCTGTCGGCTCGTGGTGGCGCGCTCGCCGCGCGGGTCGGCGCGCGGCTGCCGATGACCGTCGGGCCACTGGTCGCCGCGGCCGGCGTGCTGTGGTTCGTGCGGATCGGGCCGGGCAGCTCCTGGTGGCTCGACGTCCTGCCGGGCTCGCTGCTCAACGGCCTGGGCATGTCGCTGGTCGTCGCCCCGCTGACGGCGACCGTGCTCGACGCGGCCCCCGACCACCTCGCCGGGGTGGCCAGCGGGGTGAACAACGCCGTCGCGCGGGCCGCGAACCTGCTGGCGGTGGCGGCGCTGCCGGTCGCCGTGGGGCTCAGCGGTGACGACTACGCCGACCCGGCCGCGCTGACCGCCGGCTTCCACGTGGCGGTCGTGGTCTGCGCCGTGGTGATGGCGCTCGGCGGGCTGGTCGCCTGGCGCACGGTGCGCCGGGACACCCTGCGCGTCTGA
- a CDS encoding inorganic phosphate transporter — MTLSLIAIIAVALAFDYTNGFHDAANAIAVAVSTKALTPRAALALAAVANLVGALISTEVAKTVGAGIIDTPSGSAGLQLVFAALIGAIVWNLVTWYFGLPSSSSHALIGGLVGAALAAAHSVQWMGIVDKVVIPMVVSPLVGFGLGYLFMLAILWSFRKANAHKAHRGFRHAQIVSSAAMALGHGMQDAQKTMGIITLALVTSGHLDDFDVPLWVVLASALAISAGTYSGGFRIMRTLGRRIIQLTPAGGFAAQTVASGVMIATATVFAVPVSTTHITTTSIMGVGATRRLSAVRWGVAGNIVIAWVVTLPAAGLVAAGAFVLTHAIVG, encoded by the coding sequence ATGACCCTGTCGCTGATCGCGATCATCGCGGTCGCGCTCGCCTTCGACTACACCAACGGCTTCCACGACGCCGCCAACGCCATCGCCGTCGCCGTCTCCACCAAGGCGCTCACGCCCCGGGCCGCGCTGGCGCTGGCGGCCGTGGCCAACCTGGTCGGTGCACTGATCTCCACCGAGGTCGCCAAGACCGTGGGCGCCGGGATCATCGACACCCCCTCGGGCAGCGCGGGCCTGCAACTGGTCTTCGCCGCCCTGATCGGGGCGATCGTGTGGAACCTGGTCACCTGGTACTTCGGGCTGCCCTCGTCGTCCTCGCACGCCCTCATCGGCGGCCTCGTCGGCGCCGCGCTGGCCGCCGCCCACTCGGTGCAGTGGATGGGCATCGTGGACAAGGTCGTCATCCCGATGGTCGTCTCGCCGCTGGTCGGCTTCGGCCTGGGCTACCTGTTCATGCTGGCCATCCTGTGGTCCTTCCGGAAGGCCAACGCCCACAAGGCGCACCGCGGCTTCCGGCACGCGCAGATCGTGAGCTCGGCGGCGATGGCGCTCGGGCACGGCATGCAGGACGCGCAGAAGACGATGGGCATCATCACCCTGGCGCTGGTCACCTCCGGCCACCTCGACGACTTCGACGTCCCGCTGTGGGTCGTGCTGGCGTCCGCGCTCGCGATCAGCGCCGGCACCTACTCCGGCGGCTTCCGGATCATGCGCACGCTGGGACGGCGGATCATCCAGCTCACCCCGGCCGGCGGGTTCGCCGCCCAGACCGTCGCCTCGGGCGTGATGATCGCCACCGCCACCGTGTTCGCCGTCCCGGTGTCGACGACCCACATCACGACGACGTCGATCATGGGCGTGGGCGCCACCAGGCGGTTGTCGGCGGTGCGCTGGGGCGTGGCCGGCAACATCGTCATCGCCTGGGTGGTCACCCTGCCCGCCGCCGGGCTGGTGGCCGCGGGCGCCTTCGTCCTGACCCACGCGATCGTCGGATAA
- a CDS encoding DUF47 domain-containing protein, giving the protein MAFRLTPRDSSFYDMFTASAENLVQATDVLSVFVHEHTRRDELATKLRDLEHAGDQLTHAVFRQLNSSFVTPFDREDIYNLASDLDDVMDCIEAAADLVVLTGLGTLPAEMGQQVALLQRCATVTAESLPRLRVMKGLDEYWIEVNRLENEADKLYRRLLSRLYSGQFEALEILKLKEVADQLEEAADAFEHVANVVETISVKES; this is encoded by the coding sequence GTGGCCTTCCGCCTGACCCCCAGGGACTCCAGCTTCTACGACATGTTCACCGCCTCGGCGGAGAACCTCGTGCAGGCCACCGACGTCCTCAGCGTGTTCGTCCACGAGCACACCCGCCGCGACGAGCTGGCCACGAAGCTGCGCGACCTCGAGCACGCCGGCGACCAGCTCACCCACGCGGTGTTCCGGCAGCTGAACTCCAGCTTCGTCACGCCGTTCGACCGCGAGGACATCTACAACCTCGCCAGCGACCTCGACGACGTCATGGACTGCATCGAGGCCGCCGCGGACCTGGTGGTGCTCACCGGCCTGGGCACGCTGCCGGCCGAGATGGGCCAGCAGGTGGCGCTGCTGCAGCGCTGCGCGACGGTGACCGCGGAGTCGCTGCCCCGGCTGCGGGTGATGAAGGGCCTCGACGAGTACTGGATCGAGGTCAACCGGCTGGAGAACGAGGCCGACAAGCTCTACCGGCGGCTGCTCTCCCGGCTGTACTCCGGGCAGTTCGAGGCGCTGGAGATCCTCAAGCTCAAGGAGGTGGCCGACCAGCTGGAGGAGGCCGCCGACGCCTTCGAGCACGTCGCCAACGTCGTCGAGACCATCTCGGTCAAGGAGTCCTGA